In the Sulfobacillus thermosulfidooxidans DSM 9293 genome, CCTTGCCATTTTGGGGCTAGACTTTGAGTTTCTTGGCGACCATAATCTGTCAGAGCCGGGTCGAAGCGATCTGATACAATCACGTTGTGGATGTTGGCTTCGCTCTCCCCATGTCGGACTAATAACACGGATAAAGGCAACGGATGTTCCTCCTCGCATAAGACAAAACGAAATTTTGTGGATTTAGGAGTATGTATTATTGATAATATCTTAAATCTCTTGAAATCTTTTGACCTATCATCACACATGCGATGTCCAATCACAAGTCATCCTGATATAAATAAGATTGTCCATCATGCCATGAAAAAGATGATCGTAAACAGAACTTGTCGCAAAGATCGCATAAAGTTATGATAGTCATTAGTATGTGCCACGACTTTTACGGGTAAAAGAGGAGCTGGATGGGTCTCATGGCTACGCGTTCGTTTCTTTATGATATTCAAGTCACCTTATTAGACATGCCGTGGCCGGTATGGCGACGACTATTGGTTCCAAGCACCATCACCTTTAAAAAGTTTCATGAAGCCATTCAGATTGCGATGGGATGGCAAAATTATCACCTGTTTGAATTCCGTTACGGTCCCATTGCGATTTCAATACCCGACGAAGATTTTCTCGTGGATGAGTTCCATTTTGATGCTCGGTGGAAAAAATTATCATCCCTGAACCTGTCAACATCTGATGTTATGTCCTATTTGTATGATTTTGGAGATAATTGGGTGCACTTGATTCATGTTAAAGGGATAAGGCCCTTAGAACATCGTGAATTGAGTGTGCGCTGTACCGGTGGCGAAGGCGCGTGTCCTCCTGAGGATGTGGGCGGGCCCTATGGCTATGAACAGTTTTTGCAGACGATTTACGATAGCGAAGATCCCGAAGCCAACCATTTGCTTGACTGGGCAGGGGGATCTTTTGACCCGTGGGCCTTTGACCGGAACCATGTGAATAAAGAAATGGCGCAACGCTTTAAAAAATGAGCCCATCAGGCTCATTTTTTTGATGAGATGACTGGGGAAGGCAATGGCACCATGGTGGCCATGACCGAGATATTCCAAAATTGAGATAGGGATGTCAGTATGATCAAGGCGATAATGGTACCAGCTTGGCTAAACCACCGAATGCTGACGGCAAGCAAGAAAATCGTAAACAGGCGGCCAATATTGAGGGCGACTTCACGGCTTAAAGTATAGCTAACGCGGCGCTCTGTAATGAGGGGATCTTGGTCCATAATCGTTAAGGGAATATTTTCTGATGGAATCATGTAAAACGGGAGGGATAATCCAAAGAGAATCCCATACGCCAAGAGCCAGGGCCAAGAGCGGCCCAGTATCAACAACAGGCCTGCACCACTCATGCCGATAACGCCCACCGTCATAAAAGCAATTTGCCGTCCATAGTGAACGTGCCGGGTAACCAAGAGCGAGGCTGTCATCCGGGCTAGGGCGTTTAACGCGGTATAAATGCCCACAATGGCTGCGCTATGGGTTGCGAGAAAAATCAGGAATAACCCTGCTAAATTGGTAATGCCTTCGCGGGTGCCGCGTACAACAATCGTTTTAATAATGGCGGCCCAATTACGATGTTCGACCATGACCCGCCAACTATCCATGATGGGCTGCAAATGCATAGGAGGACCTTCGGGCACACCTTGACTTAAAACAAAGGCGAGCGTATATAAAATCAAAGCCGCTGCAAATACCACTAAATACCCGCCAATTCCTTGAATTGTGCTGATGATAAAGCCAGAAAACAAAGGGGCCAAAATCCCCATAACGCTGTTGACGGCTCCTGAGAGTCCAAAAAAACGCATGCGCAATTGTGGATCAATAGTATCAAATGTCATTAAGTTAAAGCCAAACCAATAAAATCCTTGCGCTATGCCATAAGTAAAGCCTAACGCGAAGATCAAATGTTGTGCGGAGTGCGACAATACCAAAAGGGCGGCGTAAAACAGCATGGTGAATAACAGCCCCACGCGGTACGGGAGCAAGGGCGGCTTGTCATGAAAGATTTTGGCGGCCGTATAAAAAGTTATGGTTAATGAGACAAAATAGCCTATATTAAAGGTAATCAAACCCGATAAATTATGTGCCACAACCAGCATGAATAAATTAACGAAGACATTAGCAATGGCATTGGCGGTTTGGGCGCCAGAAAATGTGAGCAGGAGCCATAATGCACCTCGAGAGAGCCGAAACGGTGAATCCACCATAGACCTCCTTGCTTAACCCTGAGCCGGGCCCAGGTACCGACCAAAAGTTTCTTGACTCCATTATATCGGTTCGTGATTTGAGTTGATGTCTACGCGCGGATATTTCCGTGAGGATGGTTGTCGGTTCATGATGACTGCGACGGTGCTGTGGTGCTTTCGAGGATGTTTCCTCTAAACATCTAAAAAAGAAGGGAGAAGGCCAAAATGACATCGCTCTCTCGTCCGGATTTTTCCCGTTCATTATTGGCGTTAGCCAACCGAATTTTGACGGATTTGGGTTGTGATCCAGTGCACGAACCTTTAAGCATTGCCTGGGCCGATACCGATATTATTGTGTTATGGATTGTCGATGGGTTAGGTTGGAATCATATTACGACAGCTTTACAAAATCATGATCTCCCATTTTGTCAAACACAAATCGAGAGAGGTTCGTCGCGTTCGTTATTAAAATTAAGCAGTGTTTTTCCATCCACCACGGTCACGGCTTTGGCGACCTTACATTTTGCTGAACCGCCGAGCGAACATGGGGCACTCGGGTACACGCTGTGGGATCCGGAAATCCTGAGAACCATTAATCTTTTAACGTCGAAAGATCTCACGGGCCGGGTCTGCCAGAGTTCTCTCTACCAACAGCGGCCAACTCTTTATGATCGGTTGCGTCGGCATCAGGTAAAGGGTACGGTCATATCTCCAGAAATCTTTCGGCATAGCGCCTTATCTGCGTGGTTTTATCATGGGGCACAATATTTAGGGTATCATACGCCGGCCGAAATTCCCTATCTTGTTCAGCAAGCTATTTCTAACGAATCCCGTTTGGTGACCGTGTACTGGCCTGGGTTCGATGCCATTAGTCATGTGCACGGACCTACGTCGTCCAGTGCTCCTATAGAACTACAATTATTGGATTGGATTATATCGAAAACCCAAGAACAGATGTTTTCCCAGGCTCATGTGCGTTTTGTCATGACAGCAGACCACGGGAGCATTGCGCTCACCGCACCGAAGCACGCTACAGATCACCTGTTATCTCGGCTTTATGCTGGAGAGCGCCGGGCACTTTATACGGCATGGTCTTGCGAAGAATTAAAACAGGAACTGGCCGCGTTAGAATGGAGCGATGCGGTGAGTCTTCCTAACGAACTGTTGTGGGAAGAAGGATGGTTTGGTGGCCTTCCCAAAGATTCGACATTCAGACTTCGTACGTTGCAAACGACATTATTACCTCCCAAGGACCAGCAAGTGGCGATGCCAGAACCTGAGCCCAAGATTTTAATGGGAGGGCATGGCGGCTGGTCAGAAGCGGAACGAGAGATTTTTCTGGCCTGGTGGGACGTCCATTAACCTGTGCTGTGGAACAATAAGGCGTAGGGAAAACTGATCTAAAGTCACCACGGTCAACGGATTCATTTCCGTCATCCTCTTGATGCACGTGCGCGAAGAGACAATTAAGAAGAAAAGAGAGAAGAAAGGACGACAGGTTTGATGCACCGGTTATCACTCAATACCCATCAAAAAATGGAAATGCTTGACATTACCCCAATGGTACGGCAGGTTGTGGCCCAAGAAGGAATACAAGAGGGCATTGCGGTCATCTATTCCCCCCATACTACGGCAGCGATTACCGTCAATGAAAATTGGGATGCCGATGTGGTTCATGATGTGCTGTTGTTTTTGCGACAAACCATTCCTACGCGGTATCCCGGATTTCGCCATCAAGAAGGTAATTCTGACAGTCATATCATGGTGAATCTTATGGGTTCATCGGCAACGGTAATTATTGAACAGGGAGCGCTGATGTTAGGCCAGTGGCAAGGGATATTTTTTTGTGAATTTGATGGTCCCCGGCAGCGTCAATTTTGGGTACAATTGGTCGGACAGTAGGGAGTTTTGACGATGTTTTACCGACCTATCCGGTTTGGACCGATGTGCGTTGACGCAATATGTTACAATATCTGCGGTTTTAATCCATAGGGTTCATTTTCATGAAATCGATTAATTTAATACGAAAACAGCCATAAGGAGGTCACTGTGCACAATCGTCTTCCGGATGAATTGCCCACACGGCGTAAGTCCAAAGGGCCAAAACGCGGGCGAAAGAAATGGATGGCATGGGTAGCAGGTCTTGGTGTTGTCGGCGCCCTAGCGGTAGGAACATGGTGGAAACTTGATCCGACCCATGCACTCAATACCTCTCGCGTGAGTGCCTTAAATAAAAATTTTGCGCTGGGGCAACAGCGGGTGACTATCCTGTTATTAGGGAATGCCTTAAGCATTATTAACGGCAAAGATGTGACCAATCCCTATGTTCGTGACCGAACTGATGCCATGATGCTCGTGAGTGTGGATACCAAAACCGGTCAAGTTAGCGTGTTATCCGTGCCGCGAGATTCCTTAGTGGATATTCCCCATGTCGGCTATACCAAATTGAATGAAGCGAACTATTTTGGCGGACCCAAACTCGCGGTGCAAGAAGTCGAAAATATGCTGCATATTCCTGTGGATTTTTACCTCGAAACCACGATGTGGAATTTTGCAGACATTATTAATCAAATTGGTGGTTTAACATTATATGTTCCTAAACCTATGCATTATGGTGGCACGGGTAATTATCTTGATATCAACCTCAATCAGGGATGGCAGCATTTAAACGGGCAACAAGTCTTGGAATTTGCGCGGTTCCGACATGAACCGATGGGAAGTATTGCCCGGAGCTTTCAGCAACAAGAAATTATTCGGGCGATTATGCACAAACTCTTAGAACCCCAAAATCTGCCGAAATTGCCCAGTATTGCCTTGGAATTGCGCAAGGACATTGTGTATACCAATTTGCACAACAACCAGCTGATCGCGTTAGCGCTCGTCGCACGCCATGTTTCCTTATCGCAGGTCCAATTTGCGACTATTCCGGGGACCCCAACGGAGCGTATGGATCCATTCATGCACGTGCGCCTCGATTATTGGGTCGACAATACCAAGTGGGAACGTTTATTAGCCGATCAGATGATGGGACAACCGTGGACTGCTCAACAGAAGAAAAGTATTCATTTTGTGGTGCGCAGTGGAACGGATACCTTAACCCAAGCGCAGCAGGTGGCGAATTGGCTGGAGAAACAAGGATATACGGTTAATGAAGTGATTTGGTCCAACCGTCACAACCACCAGCATAATGAAATTGTCAATTTTACGGGAGACGAACAATTTGCCAAGTCACTGGCTCTGGAATTGGGGCCCGCGAGTGCCACAATCATTTCCAATAGTCCTTATCATGATGTGGCGCACCTCGATATGATTATTACTATTGGCCAAGATTTTAAACCGCAATTTCATTAAGCGAGAGGCAAGCTGGCGCCGGGGACATGGTCGCTGAGAACACGGATTTAAGCGAAGATATCAAAGCGTTTGATAGCCTCAGCAATGGCAAAAAGCCATGGTGAGCTTGGGTCATCAAAATACCAACGAAAATAGAGACTGCGTAGAAAACGACGCGTATTACCATTGGCTATGGCTTCACCGGAATGGTCCGGTGTCAAGGCATTAAGCCAGGAACTGATGACAACAGAACCGGTTGCCGTTTTGTCGTGTGCCCGCATAATTTGATAGGCCGCCATCGCCAACCGATCTTCCTCGGTATGCACTAGTGGTGTGTCAAGATGGGCGAGATAGGCTATGTTGTGAACGATGGCTACAAGGTCCTCCTGGCGGCTTAATGGGGACGTGCCTAAGGCCGAAAGGGCATCGGCACTATGTGCGGCAGCATGCGCCCAGCCTTTATGGGGAATATAACCGCGCCAATCCTGTTCTTGTCGAATATACGTGAAAAGCGCTTGTTGTAGGCTATCTCGGCGCTGTGGTGTGAGGTGGCCATGTGTCTCATACCAATTGATGGCGAGGGGAATAATTAAGACAGAAAAAGCGCGCATAAAAATGCTGTCCGTCTCTTTTTCCCCAATGCGATAAAATAAATGCTCTTGGTCTAAGGCCCGTTTCACAAATGGATCAACGATGTCCAGCGATAACGCAGGGGACATAAAAAGTTGTTCAATCCAGGTATAGGATAACTGATCGCGTAAAAGAGGGTCAGGACTCGCAAGATTCTCTAACAACTGACACAACAGCTCAAAAAGCGGATATATGTCCCAGTCTTGGGGGCGTTGAAGTTGTTGTGCGAGCCATGCCTTATCATGGACAGGCCATTGCATCAAAAGCACCCTCCTATGGCAAGGAAGTAAAAAGCGTAGTCCGTCAATGATTTCCATTATACGGTATTGGTTATAGAGATTTGGTATGTCATTTTTCGATGTTTGGATTTCATTGGTTTTGAAAGAACTCTGAGATACCCATTCTATTGAAACCTAAAATATGCGGATGATGAAGGCCATAGACAGACAAGAATACAGAAAAAATTCACGATGGTGTTATTGCTGTTTGATGCAAGAACAGGTACAATATCCCACGTGATTCGCCAATATGAAAGGAGTCGATCGTAATGAGGGATGGATATGGCTTTACCATCAACCAAAACGCCAGGTGATCTATTACGCCTCTTAATTTTGCCGCTTATTGACGGGTATTTTCTCTCTATGGTTTTATCGGGTCGGTTAGACAATATTAGTGCCGCAATGTTAGTCGGCATTTTGGCTTTCAGTGGAGCCGGCGTTGTGACAACCGCTTCTCTTATGTCTCCTCAATCTTCTCCCTCACGTTATTTAATCTGGACAATAACCCGTGTGTACCTGCTGTTATTACCGGCAGCGTGGTTAATTACCCTGTTAGTGGGTCCCCTGCAATCCATTGAACTACCCTACCAAGGGATTTTTACGGCGCTCATTCTGGTAGGGACAGCGTCTAATTTATGGCCTACGTCTTTACCTGTGAAATTACAAGGCCTATACCGGCCCGCCCAATTAATGGGAATATTGATTTCGGTGATGGTCCTCTATGGATTAAAAAGTGGACGGCTATTTCACGTTCACTGGCAGTTTGATCCGTCTTTATTGATGATGACCACAATCTCTGTAGGGATTGGATTTGTCCTAACGATTTCTGGCAGTTTACTGCAATACAAGTGGGGCAGTCTCAATCATCCATTCTCTAGACAGCTCTTGGCGGCTGGCGGAAGTATTGTGCTCCTTTTGGTGTCTTTGACGCTTTTAGGCGTTCCTATTCCTTCCACATGGCTATGGATTATTGAAGGGATTGCGCTTTCCGGTTCGATGTTTTCAACCCATTGGCCGGGGAGAAAACCCCCGATATCCTCCTAAGAATTAATACGTGCATGATTTTTATACGGGCCTGATAACCGCCCAAGGTTTGATTGGTGGTGGCTTATAGCCGGGGTGAGTTCTCTCGTTAACTCGGTGTCCGAAGCTTAACCAGCAGCGGGTGCTTACGTCGTCGTGTTCTCCCACATAGATTTGTGGTCAGGGCATGCGTGTTAAGAAGACCCGCTGCGCCATTAAACTCAATGAGGTTGCAAAGAGGATGCAAAGAAATTAAGAGCCAGCGGCAATGAGTGCTAACAGGGCAGAAATGCCAAAGGGCCATCCCAGTCTAAAACTGAGGATGATAAAGAAAAGTGTCAGACTGCCATAAGTGAGTAAAACCCACCGTGATTGACCCCACTTGAACAACAGGGCCGATAGGATCACGCCGCCAATGAAAAGCCCTATCGCTGCCAAAGGAGATCCTGCCAGCAAGGATTCTTGCTGGCAGGATCTTTGGTTCCCTGTCGAAACACACTGGGCAGACCCGGGCAAAAGCATTTGCACGAGCGTCCCACAAAGAACGGCTAGGGAAGTGGCAATAACCCATGGGTAAACTGACCTGTGGTGATCCATACTCTTTTTTTGCCCCCGATCCCATGTTCTTGAGTCATGGAGATCTAAAATATCTTAGGCGGATCAGAACGTCCCCCAGAGATAATCCACAAAATGACCCCAGCTAATATCCAAAATGCTGGCACAACCAGTAGCGCTAAAACAACCCAATAGGCAATGGCCATAGAGAAACCGCCTTTCTGATTTGCCGTTCAGCGCCGATATCCTTAGTTCTTATCTCTTTCATCATACCAAATTCCCGCTAGGGTCCTGAAATAATTTTGTCAAAACAAATTGAGGATGACTTTCATTATCCCGACATTTATCAAGAATTTTGTTATAGTTACAGCCATGGATAGAAAATAGTTATTTAGGACCTTGTCATTATCACACAGGCAGTCGCGTAGACCTACACCCCCTCCCGTGGGCTTTACAGCGAAGCCCATTTAGGTATGGACGCCTCTAAGCGCGGTACAAAAAACATAGGTCATCCATTCTTAGGTGTTGTTAGCTGTCAGGGAGTATTATCAAAAAACCTGAAGGAGATAGAGGCATGGTGCGAACGGAATACGCGTATTGGTTTACGATGTCTTCAGCGACGGAAGACGAAATCGATATTGTGCGGCAAAAAGTCGAATCAGGACATCACGATCATGTTGTGCTTGTGGCCGTGTCCAATGAAACCGTCGCTGAAAAAGCGGTGGAACAATTGCAAGATGTGGCCGGAGAATATTTTATCAGTGCTCATGATGACCAGCGGTTATTACTACTACGATCCCATGCTTGGTATCTTAAACGCAGTGAAGCCCATGATAATATGGTGGCGTTAATCGGCCTTTTGGAAGAGGCCTTAGAATTGGCGAAAGATGTTGATCCCGAATTAACCCGGGAATTGGCCCAAAGAGGTGCGCAATACCTCGAGCAATTTCCAGCGATGCAAAAGCGTTTTCGTCATCTAGACGAACGTCTCGAATATCATTCCCATCATTATAAAAAACATTCGTCATCGCGCCTGTAATGTGACAGGCGCGTTTTTTGCTGTGTCTTGTGGAGTATCTTGGTATTGCAGCAGGAATTTTGCGTTCTCAACGCGAAAGAACATCACGTAAACCCAAAAACACGGCGTAATAAGGGAACTTACCTAGGGGGATATCAATGGCCATTTCCTGGCATACCAAGTCGGCACACGTTGCCTTTGATGTAGAAATGATTTGCCGGCGGAGTCACACACAAGGGGAATCTCTAAGCTCAGCAGGCATTGTTCTGGATACGTCCAGACAACCGGTTAAAATTGTTTGCGAAGCCAAAGATTTGGAAGCATTGCAACGCAAAATCACCTCGGCGTTAAACTTTGTCAAAGATTTGGATGTTATGCATATTTTATGCGATATGTCAGAAACTCCCGATACCTGGTGGCCTCATATTTTGGTGACGGTAGCCCAGTCCCTTTATACGGTGCCGAACCAGGCGAAGGAGTTTAAGGTCTATGTGAGTCCTGGGGAGAGGTCATGGGAATACGCCAAACGCCTCGCTGACTCTGTCATTTGGGTGAAAGACCTTGTTAATATGCCTCCCAATTTAAAACCGCCCCAGGCATTAGCGACCCTTTTTCAGAATAGGGCGTGGGAAAAAAATCTGCCCATTAACTGGCACCGGCTCGAATTGGAGGATTTGATACAGATGCAAGCTGGTGGCATGTTGGCGGTGGGCCAAGGTTCGGCGAATCCCCCGGTATTATTGGCTGGACGGTATGAAGGCAAACCGGGGAGTCCATGGCTTGGATTAATCGGGAAAGGGATTACCTTCGATTCGGGGGGAATTTCCCTAAAACCTGCAGAAAATATGGGACGTCTTAAGGCGGATATGACCGGTTCCGCTGTTATGATGGCAGCACTGGAATTGGCTGCGGAAATGCATTGGCCAATAAATATTTTGGCTGTGGCTCCCTTGGCCGAAAATTTACCGGATGGGGCGGCCTATAGACCTGGCGATGTGATTACTATGATGGACAAGACGACTGTCGAAATTGCCAGTACCGATGCCGAAGGTCGTTTGGTTTTGGCGGATGCTTTGACCTATGCTTTAGAATCCCACGTGTCGCATGTGATAGATATGGCCACGTTAACCGGCACTAATGTTATCGCCTTGGGCGGCGTGCGGGCCGGTCTTGTCTTCAACGATGAGAGATGGGCCGAATGTATTTTCCAAGCCGGTGAAAGCAGTTTGGAGAAGGTGTGGAAATTACCGCATGACAAGGCCTATCAAGACATGAACAAGAGTTTGGTGGCCGACTTGAAAAATAGTGGGGGACGGGCCGGAGGCACGATTTCGGCCGGGCTATTTATTGGGCATTTCGCGAAAGGGGTTCCTTGGGCCCACATCGATATTGCTGGGATGGCGATTAACGACAAGAATGGCGCAACCGGTTTTGGCATGCTCTTAATGGCGGAAATTATGCAATGCTGGATTCGGGATTACGCTTAGATTGCCCAGGTGCATCTTTAATTGATTGACATACTGTATAAAGTTACCGGATAAGGGATGAAGACTTGGGGCATCATAACCTACTGAACCATGTTGCTATATGGACATGGCGAAAGGAGGGATTCGTGTTGGCATCTGTCAACGTGAAATGCACCGTCAACAATTGCTATTTTTGGGCCAAGGATAATGTATGCTCGGCCGACAGTATTTTGATTACCTCTGACCAAGCGGTTCAGGATCATCCCAGCATGAGTTTTGGCAATGAGGAAGAAGGCAACCTGATTCAAGCGATTGGAAGCACCCCGGCCCATTCCATGACCGAAACGGCGTGTCATACCTTCAAATCGCGTTAGCGGAGTCGATTCAAGGCGATCCGTAGAATAACCCGGTCCTGGCACCGGGTTATTTTTTTGTCTAAGAAAAAAGGACTTTATGCCTTCACGTCGAAATGCGGCATTGTACGACGTAACAATTGTCGAAGGGAATCGACAAGAGACTGTCGACGAAAGGACTCGAAAGATCATGAAACTCACTGCGAAAGTCTCCATTTTGGCAGGCTTATTAATGGCTGTGACCGTTACTCAGAGCTATTTAACCATATCCCGTGCGGAAAATACGCTGCGTCACACCGAACATATTAGCCAGCGCGATACGTTATTTAATAATGCCGTTCATACGATGGAAACCTCGTTTTTTGCCTATGACGATCAAATGAATATGTATGTTTTGGTAGCTAAACTGGGGAATCAAAATGCGTTAGCAAATGAAACTTACGCACAAGCCCTGGGCTTCGAAAAGCAATTTGTCAATGCACTGTCCACGGCACAAAACGTCAATACGACGGCTAAAGCCGTCAAATTGTTAAATGACGTGTCTCAACAAATCAATGCCTATAATACCGATGCACAAATCGTTCACCAAGATGTCATAAATCACCGAATTGCTCAGGCTATCTCGATGCAAACGGTTGGCAACAACGCCCCGTCCAATGCGATTATGCCGTTATTAAACCAACTGGTACAAATCGGACAAAATAACTTAAGCAATGCCTTAACCAGTGTCCGCAATAACCAAAGTGCAGCCATCTCCTTTGCATGGATTGCCGCGGTTATTCAGTTACTCTTTGTGGCGTTGGCCTTGTGGGGCATTCAATATTTTGCTGTGCGTCCCATTAAAACCTTAAAGACGGTGGCCGAGCATTTGGCCGAAGGCAATATTGAAGATCAAGTGACCTACACCAGCCGTGATGAATTAGGCGACTTGGCGACGTCATTTCGCGCCATGATGTCTTATTTAGCCGAAGCGGGCAAGGTAGCAGAAGCCATTGGGCAGGGGAATTTGACGGTTAATCCGGCCGCTAAAGGGCCCAAAGATGTATTAGGCCACGCTATTGTGGCAATGCATCAACGCCTTCGGGAGGTCATCTCTGCCATGCAGGACATGGGCCATCTGGTTCACGGTAACGTGACAGAACTGAATGATCTGGCTTCCCAAACGACTGATGCAACCCAACAGATATCCATGGCCATTTCCCAAACAGCGCAAGCGACGGGCGAATCATCCCATGGATTGCAACAAATTGCGGCATCCATGCAGCAGTTGAAAGCGGCTGTTGAGCAAGTGGCGACGGGAACCAATCTGCAAGCGGAACAAGTGCAAGGCGGAGAACATGCCTTAAACAACATGAAAACGGCTCAATTGTCGGTCAAAGAAGCGGCCAGTCGCATGGAACAATTGGCGGCACAATCCCGGCAGGCGGCGCAAGAAGGGCGAAAACAAGTCGAAGAAACCTTATCAGCCATGAGCCGGATTGCCGATGTGACCCGAAACACAGCGGAAGCCATATCCCTTTTGGGCAAACATTCCGAGCGCATTGGAGCCATTGCTGGTACGATTTCGGAAATTGCATCCCAAACCAATTTACTTGCATTAAATGCCAATATTGAAGCGGCCCGGGCTGGCGAACATGGCCGGGGATTTGCGGTCGTGGCTGATGAGGTCAGAAAATTGGCTGAGCAATCTTCTCAAGAAGCCAAAAATGTGAGTGAGCTGATCCGGACGATTCAGGAAACCGTTCAACAATCCGTCTTATCCATGGAAAAAGGGCAGCAAGAAGTCATGACCGGGCAGGCCTTGGGTGAGGAAACCCGGGGAGCACTTGAGGGAATGGAGAAAGCGGTGACCCAAGTCGCCGGAGAGATTAGTGTGTTGACGGAGACGATCCGAACCTTTGACATCCAAAGCGAAGGGGTCGATCAGGGAATCCGGCAAATTTCCAAGATTGCTC is a window encoding:
- a CDS encoding plasmid pRiA4b ORF-3 family protein, whose protein sequence is MATRSFLYDIQVTLLDMPWPVWRRLLVPSTITFKKFHEAIQIAMGWQNYHLFEFRYGPIAISIPDEDFLVDEFHFDARWKKLSSLNLSTSDVMSYLYDFGDNWVHLIHVKGIRPLEHRELSVRCTGGEGACPPEDVGGPYGYEQFLQTIYDSEDPEANHLLDWAGGSFDPWAFDRNHVNKEMAQRFKK
- a CDS encoding MFS transporter; protein product: MVDSPFRLSRGALWLLLTFSGAQTANAIANVFVNLFMLVVAHNLSGLITFNIGYFVSLTITFYTAAKIFHDKPPLLPYRVGLLFTMLFYAALLVLSHSAQHLIFALGFTYGIAQGFYWFGFNLMTFDTIDPQLRMRFFGLSGAVNSVMGILAPLFSGFIISTIQGIGGYLVVFAAALILYTLAFVLSQGVPEGPPMHLQPIMDSWRVMVEHRNWAAIIKTIVVRGTREGITNLAGLFLIFLATHSAAIVGIYTALNALARMTASLLVTRHVHYGRQIAFMTVGVIGMSGAGLLLILGRSWPWLLAYGILFGLSLPFYMIPSENIPLTIMDQDPLITERRVSYTLSREVALNIGRLFTIFLLAVSIRWFSQAGTIIALIILTSLSQFWNISVMATMVPLPSPVISSKK
- a CDS encoding alkaline phosphatase family protein → MTSLSRPDFSRSLLALANRILTDLGCDPVHEPLSIAWADTDIIVLWIVDGLGWNHITTALQNHDLPFCQTQIERGSSRSLLKLSSVFPSTTVTALATLHFAEPPSEHGALGYTLWDPEILRTINLLTSKDLTGRVCQSSLYQQRPTLYDRLRRHQVKGTVISPEIFRHSALSAWFYHGAQYLGYHTPAEIPYLVQQAISNESRLVTVYWPGFDAISHVHGPTSSSAPIELQLLDWIISKTQEQMFSQAHVRFVMTADHGSIALTAPKHATDHLLSRLYAGERRALYTAWSCEELKQELAALEWSDAVSLPNELLWEEGWFGGLPKDSTFRLRTLQTTLLPPKDQQVAMPEPEPKILMGGHGGWSEAEREIFLAWWDVH
- a CDS encoding secondary thiamine-phosphate synthase enzyme YjbQ, whose amino-acid sequence is MHRLSLNTHQKMEMLDITPMVRQVVAQEGIQEGIAVIYSPHTTAAITVNENWDADVVHDVLLFLRQTIPTRYPGFRHQEGNSDSHIMVNLMGSSATVIIEQGALMLGQWQGIFFCEFDGPRQRQFWVQLVGQ
- a CDS encoding LCP family protein — translated: MHNRLPDELPTRRKSKGPKRGRKKWMAWVAGLGVVGALAVGTWWKLDPTHALNTSRVSALNKNFALGQQRVTILLLGNALSIINGKDVTNPYVRDRTDAMMLVSVDTKTGQVSVLSVPRDSLVDIPHVGYTKLNEANYFGGPKLAVQEVENMLHIPVDFYLETTMWNFADIINQIGGLTLYVPKPMHYGGTGNYLDINLNQGWQHLNGQQVLEFARFRHEPMGSIARSFQQQEIIRAIMHKLLEPQNLPKLPSIALELRKDIVYTNLHNNQLIALALVARHVSLSQVQFATIPGTPTERMDPFMHVRLDYWVDNTKWERLLADQMMGQPWTAQQKKSIHFVVRSGTDTLTQAQQVANWLEKQGYTVNEVIWSNRHNHQHNEIVNFTGDEQFAKSLALELGPASATIISNSPYHDVAHLDMIITIGQDFKPQFH
- a CDS encoding DUF2785 domain-containing protein; translation: MQWPVHDKAWLAQQLQRPQDWDIYPLFELLCQLLENLASPDPLLRDQLSYTWIEQLFMSPALSLDIVDPFVKRALDQEHLFYRIGEKETDSIFMRAFSVLIIPLAINWYETHGHLTPQRRDSLQQALFTYIRQEQDWRGYIPHKGWAHAAAHSADALSALGTSPLSRQEDLVAIVHNIAYLAHLDTPLVHTEEDRLAMAAYQIMRAHDKTATGSVVISSWLNALTPDHSGEAIANGNTRRFLRSLYFRWYFDDPSSPWLFAIAEAIKRFDIFA
- a CDS encoding leucyl aminopeptidase family protein: MAISWHTKSAHVAFDVEMICRRSHTQGESLSSAGIVLDTSRQPVKIVCEAKDLEALQRKITSALNFVKDLDVMHILCDMSETPDTWWPHILVTVAQSLYTVPNQAKEFKVYVSPGERSWEYAKRLADSVIWVKDLVNMPPNLKPPQALATLFQNRAWEKNLPINWHRLELEDLIQMQAGGMLAVGQGSANPPVLLAGRYEGKPGSPWLGLIGKGITFDSGGISLKPAENMGRLKADMTGSAVMMAALELAAEMHWPINILAVAPLAENLPDGAAYRPGDVITMMDKTTVEIASTDAEGRLVLADALTYALESHVSHVIDMATLTGTNVIALGGVRAGLVFNDERWAECIFQAGESSLEKVWKLPHDKAYQDMNKSLVADLKNSGGRAGGTISAGLFIGHFAKGVPWAHIDIAGMAINDKNGATGFGMLLMAEIMQCWIRDYA
- a CDS encoding DUF1540 domain-containing protein, which gives rise to MASVNVKCTVNNCYFWAKDNVCSADSILITSDQAVQDHPSMSFGNEEEGNLIQAIGSTPAHSMTETACHTFKSR